The DNA segment ACCCAACAGCAAATCGCCGCCAAGTTTCATACTCACCAACAAAAGATTTCCCGGATTTTAAAAAAGATTTTAGAAAAAGTGCAAAAAAAGTGTGTAAAAACCCCTGAAATTTGTGCTGTTATATGGGGAGAACAGTCGTTCTGTTCTCCTATTTCCCCTGAAGCAGGCCATCCCAAACGTAAGATTGACTATCCTTATGAGTTTTTACAAGCGGTAAACGCTGGCGGGCATTGGCGAAGCGGGAAATATATCTCCCGGAAAGTATGCCGGGTTCCTGAATACCTGGCTGAATCCTTCGGAGACAGTCAGACCAAGTGCCCTCTATGCATGGAGGATAACGGAGATTATAGCTGCACCCGCCAGGAATGAACCGTTATCACTAAAAAATTAAAAAAGTACAAAAAAAGTGTGTTAAAAACCCCTGAAATTTGTGTTGTTATATGAAGGGAACATTTGTTCTTTGATGTCATTTTCAATCCGTGAAGGGAGGCAATCCGATGATGCTGCTAAGGTCAAGACCTATGTCAGGGCGCTGGCGGGATATCTGGCTGATTGACGGCGAGATATCTCCAGCGTCCCATCTGTCGATCCACTCAGCATGAATCCTATCGTAAGGGAGGTGCAAATGAAATGGGCAAAGAGGGTTTGGGCTGGTGGCCGCTTACGGAGCATCTGTGTGATTATGCCGCGTTGCAGCCGGAACTGGCGGGCATCACTGTCCGAGCCGGAAACGCAACTTCCAAAGCCCCTTATCCCTGTCTGGAAATTCTCTGGGATAAGGAAAGCTCCATGGCACTACATGGACCGGCCAAAGGTGGAGTATCCCTTTGGCTTGATCTGTGGGCAGCGGGAGACGATCAAAACCCGGCAGCCGCCTATGAGACTCTGTACGATTTACAGAGCCGCGTCTGCGATGTGCTAACCCGATGGTCTGATGCCGTCTGGCATGATCTCAACATGGTAGCCAAGCTGTCCATAGCGGAAATCAATTCCGACGGCGACAGCCACCGACCCCTGGCAAAAAGTCGTATGATACTCAATATAGATTGGCGAAAGTGAGGAAAAAAATTTATGGCAACTCCAAGTCCGAAAAATTTATTATTAGGCGCCGGGCAGGTGCTATTCAATCGCTTTGACGCTAGCGGCAACAAAACCGGCTTGCGTCATTTGGGCAACATCCCCAAGTTCAATTTAAAAACCGAAGTAGAGAAGATCACGAAAAAATCTTCCATGAATGCCTCCCGTTCCACTTACGATGAGGCGGTGAAAGAAACCAAAATCAGCGCTGACCTGGATCTGGAAGAATTCGATCCGGCCAACGTCGCCCTGGCCTTGTTCGGTGAAGAAGGCATCATCAGTCAGAAAGCCGCAGAGGTGGCCGGCGAAGTGCATCGGGCCTTCCTGGGCCGCTATATCCAACTGGATGCTATCAATCCCACCGGGATTAAACTCACGGCTATAGATCCGGATGTGACTGTCTATGAAGCAGGAGTTGATTACCAGCTAGATCCGGTGCTGCTGCGGGGCGGCCTGATCCTCATTCCCGAATCCTCCCGCATTCCGGACGATACCGACATCACAGTGGATTACCAGACAACCGCCGGAACCTTCCCGAAAGTAGCAGGCGGTGTGGTCAGCAGCATCGAAGGCGAGCTGATGTTCATCGGTGACCCGGCCAAGGGCCCTTGCTATAACGGCCAATTCTGGCGCGTATCCATCACCCCCGGCGGAGAACTGGGCCTGATCAGCGAGGAATACGCCACTTTCCCCATTACCGTGACCATCCTGGACGACCGTTCCCATCATCCCGACGAGCCCTTTCACCGTCTGGTCAAAGTGAATTAGGAGGGAGGCAATGGCAACAGAAATGAACGAACTGGACGTCTTGTTTCCCAATCATAAAGTCATTCTGGCCGGGGAAGAAATTCAGCTCCGGCCTTTTCCTTTCGGCGCATGGCCGGAAGTGATCGCCAAGGCCGCCGGCATTGTGCAGATCGTCATTGACGCCTATCAGGAGCATGGCCGACAGGCCTTTGACGT comes from the Acetonema longum DSM 6540 genome and includes:
- a CDS encoding sigma-70 family RNA polymerase sigma factor, whose product is MSYDKTQKMLSELKEYINHPAKLQRKMGFYENREDYLTWRHNAPLEDRYRDRNIEYILQQHSATPEEILLEKERQQEIIDLLLYIRAVIGAKEFQMLWLYVVDGLTQQQIAAKFHTHQQKISRILKKILEKVQKKCVKTPEICAVIWGEQSFCSPISPEAGHPKRKIDYPYEFLQAVNAGGHWRSGKYISRKVCRVPEYLAESFGDSQTKCPLCMEDNGDYSCTRQE